In Flavobacterium enshiense, the genomic stretch GTCTGAAGGACAAAGCCAGTTTTGGCATCTTTAGCCAATTCTTTAATCATTTCGGTTTCAGCCACATATTCGGTAAGGTTAGCATAATGCATATGGAAATCTTTAGCAAACTGCGCTATCCTTGGTCCCTGACTACCAGGAAGACAGTCCAGGATAATATCCCCTTCATCAAACAATACTTTCATCTCGTCGGTAATACCGTCTTCTGGAAGATAGAAATCCTGGACTGAACAGGGTTTTGTAGTGCCTTCCATAATCCACTGGGCTACTTTTTTGGCTTTTTCAGGGATGCGATCCCCAATGAAAAGAGTAGGATGTACTTCACTCCATTCCGCAAGTAGTAAACCCACAGCTTCGGCAATGCCTCCGGCTCCGGCAATAATAATAGTATGATGTTTTTTCATATATCAGGGTTGAGGTGTTTTTTTGTCTGACTAAAGTTACTGTTTTTTTCCAATTTTGTATTTAGGTACTAACGCAATTTATTACACCATATTTTGTAAATACTAAGAAATCCTTCTACTTTCGAAAGAGTCTTTTGGTTGACTGGGATATATCGATATGTAAAAGGGATGAATTGGTCCAGTATTAATTCCCTTTCAGACGGATGAATAATCTTTTTAATAAAGCCTTAGCGTCTCCTCTGTTTTTAGGTACTTCAACGGCTTTCAAACCTTCTGAGGATTGGATAAACTGATAGCTGAAAACAAACTGAGGCGTCTTGGGATTATCGTTTAAGATTCCGAAACGCAGGTCGTTAAAGTAAATTTTGTTATCGATTTGGTTTACGATGAACCAACCTTCGCTGATAATACGAAGTTTTTTAAAGTAGGTGTTGTCTTTTAAGGAAGCTTCTAAGTTGTAATCTTTCGGATAAAGGGTAAAATGTATGGGCTGTGTGTCAAAAAGGGAGTAATCGCCCAAGAAATACCCTTCTTTGGAGGCAACATTCGCATTCCACAGGATAAGATTGAACGGAGTTGGTTTTACCATGATTTCATTATAGGAAATGTTTTGGTCCACCAGTGCTTTTTCAAACTTGTAAAGCGCATACGATTTGATACTTAATGCCAGCAACATGTACCCCGTGCTTATGTACAATCCACGGCGTACATATTTTGCACGCAGCTCGTTGTTCTTGGTACGCCAGACCATTATTAAAAAAATAAGAAACGGTATGGTATAGAGCGGATCGATGACAAAGATGCAGTTCAGGGAATAGCGGTAGGGCAGCGGCCACAGTATTTGGGTGCCCCAAGTCGTGCACATGTCTAAAAGCGGATGGGTGAAAAGACACCAAAAAGCCATCCAGGTGGCTGATTTAAAGGATATTCGTTTTTTTTCTATCCGTTGGATGCACCAGCCAAAGATAGGAGCGAGAAACAGGTGGAATAGCAGGGAATGACTCATTCCACGGTGAATCATTATTCCGTCCAGAGGATCCATGAATTTTGCAACAACCACATCCAGATCGGGGACAGTGCCCAGGACGGCTCCGTAAACAAACCCTCTGTTCTGGAGTTTTTTTCCGGCGCATACTTCAGCTACGGCAATGCCTAATACTATTTGGGTCAGTGAATCCATAATTACAAAAGTAAGCGGAATAACAGAATTGGTAACGGAAGTTCTAAAATTTCCTGTTGGTGCATTACTTTGATGAATTTAAGGATTTTGATGAAAGAGGATAGCACGTTTAAGTAATTTAAACGCATTAAAAAAGCTGTCTAAAAAGCCTGTCACGTTTATTATTATGGTAAAATGACTTGTTGTTACTTTTTAGACAGCATTCTTTTTTATTTCTTATGCCCGTTCATGGTGATGA encodes the following:
- a CDS encoding metal-dependent hydrolase — translated: MDSLTQIVLGIAVAEVCAGKKLQNRGFVYGAVLGTVPDLDVVVAKFMDPLDGIMIHRGMSHSLLFHLFLAPIFGWCIQRIEKKRISFKSATWMAFWCLFTHPLLDMCTTWGTQILWPLPYRYSLNCIFVIDPLYTIPFLIFLIMVWRTKNNELRAKYVRRGLYISTGYMLLALSIKSYALYKFEKALVDQNISYNEIMVKPTPFNLILWNANVASKEGYFLGDYSLFDTQPIHFTLYPKDYNLEASLKDNTYFKKLRIISEGWFIVNQIDNKIYFNDLRFGILNDNPKTPQFVFSYQFIQSSEGLKAVEVPKNRGDAKALLKRLFIRLKGN